A stretch of the Luteolibacter arcticus genome encodes the following:
- a CDS encoding thioesterase domain-containing protein, which produces MSPAEIEAFLHEKIPLSQAMGVRVESCDAEGLVLTAPLEPNHNHLGTAFGGSLAALATLTGYACLWHALDDREAHVVIRRSELDYRHPVRGTLRAICPRPEEKELEAFRATFAKAGKARIFLEVTVEEEMGVCLHFRGDFVAIR; this is translated from the coding sequence ATGAGCCCTGCGGAGATCGAGGCCTTCCTGCACGAGAAGATCCCGCTCTCCCAAGCGATGGGCGTGCGGGTCGAGTCGTGCGATGCGGAAGGCCTCGTCCTCACCGCCCCGCTGGAGCCGAACCACAATCATCTTGGCACGGCCTTCGGCGGCAGCCTGGCGGCGCTCGCGACACTGACAGGCTACGCCTGTCTCTGGCATGCGCTCGACGACCGTGAAGCGCACGTCGTGATCCGCCGCAGCGAGCTTGATTACCGGCATCCGGTACGTGGGACGCTGCGGGCGATCTGTCCGCGGCCGGAAGAGAAAGAGCTGGAGGCTTTTCGCGCCACCTTCGCGAAGGCGGGAAAGGCGCGTATTTTCCTTGAGGTGACGGTCGAGGAAGAGATGGGCGTGTGCCTGCATTTCCGCGGTGACTTCGTGGCCATCAGATAG
- the rpiB gene encoding ribose 5-phosphate isomerase B, producing MKIAIGSDHAGFSYKREIIAQLRAKDITVIDVGTDSEVPVSYVPFIREVAEGVAAGTFDRGIVLGGSGNGEAMAANRIKGVRCALCWNVETAKLGRQHNDANVLSLGERVLDLRTALAIVDAFLTTPFEGGRHLERIHELDA from the coding sequence ATGAAAATCGCCATCGGATCCGATCACGCCGGCTTCTCTTACAAGCGGGAAATCATTGCCCAACTCCGCGCCAAGGACATCACCGTGATCGATGTCGGCACGGACTCGGAAGTCCCGGTTTCCTACGTTCCCTTCATCCGGGAGGTCGCCGAGGGGGTCGCGGCGGGGACATTCGACCGCGGCATCGTGCTCGGTGGCTCTGGCAATGGCGAGGCGATGGCCGCCAACCGCATCAAGGGCGTCCGCTGCGCACTGTGCTGGAATGTGGAGACCGCCAAGCTCGGTCGCCAGCACAACGACGCCAACGTCCTCTCGCTCGGCGAGCGGGTGCTCGACCTGCGCACCGCACTTGCGATCGTCGATGCTTTCCTGACCACGCCCTTCGAAGGCGGCCGGCACTTGGAACGCATCCACGAACTCGACGCATGA
- a CDS encoding response regulator, with protein sequence MTATTNDHARIVLVDDHPMVRERLAEVINREPDLSVCGEAEDRGGALEVIEREKPRLAIVDLTLRRSNGLDLIKDLRVMHPELLILVLSMQDENLYAERVIRAGAHGYITKQEATRKILDAIRQVMAGKVFLSEEISADILSRMLGKSKGAVRSLDVLSDRELQVFGLVGEGFGTRQIAEQLGLDVKTVETYRTRIKEKLELKDASELLRQAIAWRRDHPNE encoded by the coding sequence ATGACTGCCACCACAAATGACCATGCCCGCATCGTCCTGGTGGACGATCACCCGATGGTTCGCGAGCGCCTCGCGGAGGTCATCAACCGCGAGCCGGATCTCTCGGTCTGTGGCGAGGCGGAGGACCGGGGTGGTGCGCTAGAAGTGATCGAGCGGGAGAAGCCGCGGCTCGCCATCGTCGATCTCACCCTCAGGCGCTCGAACGGTCTCGATCTCATCAAGGACCTGCGCGTGATGCACCCGGAGCTGCTGATCCTGGTGCTGTCGATGCAGGATGAAAACCTTTACGCTGAGCGCGTTATCCGAGCTGGGGCACACGGCTACATCACCAAGCAGGAAGCCACGCGCAAGATTCTCGATGCGATTCGCCAGGTCATGGCGGGAAAGGTTTTTCTCAGCGAAGAAATCTCCGCCGACATTCTTTCCCGCATGCTCGGCAAGTCGAAGGGTGCGGTGCGTTCGCTCGACGTGCTTTCCGATCGCGAGCTTCAGGTCTTCGGTCTCGTCGGCGAGGGTTTTGGCACGCGCCAGATCGCCGAGCAGCTCGGACTCGATGTGAAAACGGTGGAAACCTACCGCACTCGGATCAAGGAGAAGCTGGAACTCAAGGATGCTTCGGAATTGCTGCGCCAGGCCATCGCGTGGCGGCGCGATCATCCGAACGAGTGA
- a CDS encoding sensor histidine kinase, translated as MTFPSKPWQVVVIGSLALLIIGVIDTRIEPQLGSAFFYMLPVLLVTRHAGTRTSIIFSILATGVSLYADLQTSGPAVPTYVPYWNAALRCGVLMVAVLLLISLRKLNGTLEARVHDRTARLEDEVKNRLKLERRILDAKESEQARIGQDLHDGLCQQLVATAFSAALLQRSLEEKSAPEAADAERIAKSIDESIGQARDIAKGLHPVPLEEEGLETALRDLARSTSKHTGIRCTAEVSGKPSHLDKAASIHLYRIAQEALNNAVKHSAASSIAIRFATFGDDFELAVEDNGHGMIRGTRTNGGGGMGLHIMDYRARAIGAELDISPGKDGGTRVRCVSSPQSTIGR; from the coding sequence GTGACTTTTCCCTCCAAGCCTTGGCAAGTAGTGGTGATCGGGAGCCTTGCGCTCCTGATCATCGGGGTGATCGATACGCGGATCGAGCCACAGCTCGGCAGCGCGTTCTTCTACATGTTGCCCGTGCTTCTGGTCACTCGTCACGCTGGCACACGCACGAGCATCATATTCTCCATTCTGGCCACGGGTGTCTCTTTGTATGCTGACTTGCAGACCTCGGGGCCGGCGGTTCCGACTTATGTGCCTTACTGGAATGCCGCTCTGCGATGTGGGGTGCTGATGGTGGCGGTGTTGCTGCTGATCTCGCTGAGAAAGCTCAATGGGACCTTGGAAGCGCGCGTCCATGACCGGACGGCGCGCCTGGAGGATGAAGTGAAGAACCGCCTGAAACTGGAGCGCCGCATTCTCGATGCCAAGGAGTCCGAGCAGGCGCGCATCGGCCAGGATTTGCACGACGGACTTTGCCAGCAGCTTGTGGCGACTGCATTTTCCGCCGCGCTGCTGCAGCGAAGCTTGGAAGAAAAGTCCGCACCGGAGGCGGCCGACGCGGAACGCATTGCGAAATCCATCGACGAGTCAATCGGCCAGGCGCGAGACATCGCGAAAGGTCTCCATCCGGTTCCCCTTGAGGAAGAGGGTCTTGAAACGGCGTTGCGCGATCTTGCGCGCAGCACCTCGAAGCACACCGGCATTCGCTGCACCGCGGAGGTTTCCGGAAAGCCGTCCCATCTCGACAAGGCGGCCTCCATTCACCTCTACCGCATCGCCCAGGAAGCACTGAACAATGCGGTCAAGCATTCCGCTGCTTCATCCATCGCGATCCGCTTCGCCACCTTTGGGGACGACTTCGAGCTGGCGGTCGAGGACAATGGCCATGGCATGATCCGCGGTACCCGCACAAACGGTGGAGGGGGGATGGGTCTTCATATCATGGATTATCGGGCCCGTGCGATCGGCGCGGAACTCGATATCTCGCCCGGAAAAGATGGCGGTACCCGGGTCCGTTGTGTTTCATCTCCCCAGTCCACGATCGGCCGATGA
- a CDS encoding histidine phosphatase family protein, producing the protein MSVITRIFLIRHGATVLTAEDRFAGSTDVELSEEGRAQVRRLAERLSLIPVDAVYASPLGRTMETARILAAPHGTEVTVRDGLKEISHGHWEQMTRKEVEHAYPDEVTAWDRDPFTYAPPGGESGLAVTARALPALLEIVQRHEGKPVIVVSHKATIRLLLSSLLGFDPRRYRDNLDQDPAALNIVDFKDPVRARLMLFNDSSHYSESGLAIPDLAGACLSKWWSTETSAEKGAR; encoded by the coding sequence ATGTCCGTCATCACCCGCATCTTCCTGATCCGCCACGGGGCGACGGTGCTCACGGCCGAAGACCGCTTCGCCGGATCGACCGATGTCGAGCTGTCCGAAGAGGGCAGGGCTCAGGTCCGTCGTCTCGCGGAACGCCTCAGCCTGATCCCGGTCGATGCCGTCTATGCCTCGCCGCTCGGGCGGACGATGGAGACGGCCCGCATCCTCGCCGCGCCGCATGGCACGGAGGTGACGGTGCGCGATGGCTTGAAGGAGATTTCGCACGGCCATTGGGAACAGATGACTCGCAAGGAGGTCGAGCACGCCTATCCGGATGAGGTCACCGCGTGGGATCGCGATCCCTTCACCTACGCGCCGCCGGGCGGCGAAAGTGGGCTCGCAGTGACGGCGCGGGCCTTGCCGGCATTGCTCGAGATCGTGCAACGGCATGAAGGAAAGCCGGTGATCGTCGTCTCCCACAAGGCGACCATCCGGCTGCTGCTGAGCTCGCTACTAGGCTTCGATCCGCGACGCTACCGTGACAACCTCGACCAAGATCCCGCCGCGCTGAACATCGTGGATTTCAAGGATCCGGTCCGGGCACGCTTGATGCTTTTCAACGACAGCTCGCACTACTCCGAATCGGGCCTCGCGATTCCGGATCTCGCGGGTGCTTGTCTCTCGAAATGGTGGTCCACGGAAACGTCGGCGGAGAAAGGCGCGCGGTGA
- a CDS encoding alpha/beta hydrolase yields MSIHDVSQTLRRGKPLAEAAGALILLHGRGATADDIIGLEDYLPAENLAVAAPQATQFTWYPQRFFVPLAENEPWLSSALALVDRLVNEAREGGIPDDRIGIAGFSQGGCLALEYAHRNPKRYGFVAGLSSALIGPEGVSRKPSDLLQTPVLIACADHDPHIPLPLVEESAGILAGSNTALTKQIFRGYDHTVFPEEIAWLTERISGWNKGA; encoded by the coding sequence ATGAGTATCCACGATGTTTCCCAAACCTTGCGCCGCGGCAAGCCGCTCGCGGAGGCCGCCGGTGCGCTGATCCTTCTCCATGGTCGCGGAGCCACGGCCGACGACATCATCGGGCTGGAGGACTACTTGCCCGCGGAGAATCTCGCGGTTGCGGCCCCGCAGGCGACGCAGTTCACGTGGTATCCTCAGCGCTTCTTCGTGCCGCTGGCAGAGAACGAGCCGTGGCTTTCCAGCGCGCTGGCGCTGGTTGACCGGCTGGTGAATGAAGCGCGCGAGGGCGGCATCCCGGACGACAGGATCGGCATCGCCGGTTTTTCGCAGGGCGGCTGTTTGGCGCTGGAGTATGCCCACCGCAACCCGAAGCGCTACGGCTTCGTCGCCGGACTGAGCAGCGCCTTGATCGGACCCGAGGGAGTTTCACGGAAACCCTCCGACCTGTTGCAGACGCCGGTGCTGATCGCCTGCGCGGATCACGACCCGCATATTCCGCTGCCCCTCGTGGAGGAAAGCGCGGGCATCCTCGCCGGTTCCAACACGGCGCTCACCAAGCAGATCTTCCGCGGCTACGACCACACCGTCTTTCCCGAAGAGATCGCATGGCTGACCGAGCGGATTTCCGGCTGGAACAAGGGCGCTTGA
- a CDS encoding ring-cleaving dioxygenase, which yields MKPEITGIHHVTAIASDPQRNIDFYAGLLGLRMVKKTVNFDDPSAYHLYYGDESGSPGSIVTFFYWPGHDARGRLGSGQTTALVFSAPGGSLGYWQERLEKQAVAVERKNRFGEEVLAFVDPDKIPVEIVAVPDDARHGWTGAGIPAEHALRGLHTAELTVAFAAATEALLSIEMGFRLVKREGNRARFEAGPGGSGRYADVLESQGPRGSGGSGTIHHIAWSVPDDETELAKQAELQRSGYQVSPVMDRDYFHSIYYREKGGILFEIATENPGFAVDEMPELLGTGLKLPKQHEHLRARIEQILPPLQPAASLS from the coding sequence ATGAAACCGGAAATCACAGGCATCCATCACGTCACCGCCATCGCGAGCGACCCGCAACGGAACATCGACTTCTACGCCGGCTTGCTCGGCCTGCGGATGGTGAAGAAGACGGTCAACTTCGACGATCCCTCCGCCTATCACCTCTACTACGGTGATGAAAGCGGCTCGCCTGGCAGCATCGTGACCTTCTTCTACTGGCCCGGGCACGACGCCCGCGGACGCCTCGGCAGCGGGCAGACTACCGCGCTAGTGTTCTCCGCGCCGGGAGGGTCGCTCGGTTATTGGCAAGAGCGCTTGGAGAAGCAGGCCGTGGCGGTCGAGCGGAAGAACCGCTTCGGCGAGGAGGTGCTGGCCTTCGTTGATCCGGACAAGATCCCCGTCGAAATTGTCGCGGTGCCGGATGATGCACGCCACGGCTGGACTGGCGCGGGCATTCCTGCGGAGCACGCCTTGCGCGGACTGCATACGGCCGAGTTGACGGTAGCCTTTGCCGCAGCCACGGAAGCCTTGCTTTCGATTGAGATGGGCTTCCGCCTCGTGAAGCGGGAGGGAAACCGCGCTCGCTTCGAAGCCGGTCCGGGCGGCTCGGGCCGCTATGCCGACGTGCTTGAAAGCCAGGGTCCGCGCGGCAGTGGCGGCTCGGGAACGATCCACCACATCGCGTGGAGTGTGCCGGACGATGAGACGGAACTCGCCAAGCAGGCCGAACTCCAGCGGTCGGGCTATCAAGTCTCGCCGGTGATGGATCGCGATTATTTCCACTCGATTTACTACCGCGAAAAGGGCGGCATCCTCTTCGAGATCGCGACGGAGAATCCCGGCTTTGCGGTCGATGAGATGCCGGAGTTGCTCGGCACCGGCCTCAAGCTGCCGAAGCAGCACGAGCACCTGCGCGCCCGCATCGAACAAATCCTTCCTCCGCTCCAACCCGCCGCTTCCCTGTCATGA
- a CDS encoding glucose 1-dehydrogenase: MKLHSGKVIIVTGGTAGIGRSTAIAFAAQGASVVVAGRRESEGAESVALIEQAGGKGLFVRTDIAEEAEIANLVATTVDTFGRLDFAFNNAGVHLESGPLTQVTADVIHRTLAINVGGVALCLKHQIPAIQKTGGGSIVNNASVLGIRPIPNCAIYNASKAAVIGLTKSAALENAKSGVRINAVCPAVIETDMTAGFRDDPQLHAYMIGIHPVGRFGRPEEVAEAVLYLCSPNSGYTTGIALGVDGGYGI, translated from the coding sequence ATGAAACTTCATTCAGGCAAAGTTATCATCGTCACCGGCGGGACCGCCGGTATCGGGCGTTCCACTGCCATCGCTTTCGCGGCGCAGGGAGCGAGCGTGGTGGTGGCGGGCCGTCGTGAAAGCGAGGGCGCGGAGTCGGTCGCGCTGATCGAGCAAGCGGGCGGCAAGGGCTTGTTCGTACGCACCGACATCGCGGAGGAAGCGGAAATCGCGAATCTGGTCGCGACTACAGTCGACACCTTCGGGCGGCTGGACTTCGCGTTCAACAACGCGGGCGTTCACCTCGAAAGCGGGCCGCTCACGCAGGTCACCGCCGACGTGATCCACCGGACCTTGGCCATCAACGTCGGAGGCGTGGCCCTGTGCCTCAAACACCAGATCCCCGCCATCCAGAAAACCGGCGGCGGATCGATCGTGAACAATGCCTCCGTGCTTGGAATCCGCCCGATCCCCAACTGCGCCATCTACAATGCCAGCAAGGCTGCGGTCATCGGCTTGACCAAGAGCGCGGCGCTGGAAAACGCGAAGTCCGGCGTGCGGATCAATGCCGTCTGCCCGGCGGTCATCGAGACGGACATGACCGCTGGCTTCCGCGATGACCCGCAGTTGCACGCCTACATGATCGGCATCCATCCGGTGGGGCGTTTCGGCCGGCCGGAGGAAGTCGCCGAAGCAGTGCTCTACCTGTGCTCGCCGAATTCCGGATACACCACCGGCATCGCGCTCGGTGTGGATGGCGGCTACGGCATCTGA